The following proteins come from a genomic window of Kitasatospora cineracea:
- a CDS encoding DHA2 family efflux MFS transporter permease subunit translates to MSTRLGQRRVVPIMAVLTTFICIVDGAITTVALPSIARQFDLTPAALTGVVVVYPVCLGMMIPASAWLVERYGGRRLMLLSLSAFTAASGLCGAAPDLTALVGARALQGLAAGLLMPTSQALLFRTFSQAEQVRLSRLMVIPQQIAPAIAPLLGGLLVTGLSWRWVFYVNVPFGAAAVLFGALFLAEHRDHAAGRLDLPGLLLCGAGTAALMYGVCAGPDLGWTGPPVLGALTAGAVLLAVAVRHQLRTPEPILRLRLFRDRLFRDTNLISLVGYVPMMGAMFLGPIFIQEARGGSALESGSTTFTEAFGVLVTMQLVGAVYHRVGPRLIIGTGLLGVAAVMVLFATAGPDTGLWTFRCYMFLLGLAMGGVFIPTTIASFSTVARPDVAHAATLNTVVRQTGSALAPAVVTSVLVFGATGQERVHPPLAAYQLSYYVLAAVALVAALFAFTVPDGPARTTAPAPRPARRSARRSDADRPRQRIG, encoded by the coding sequence ATGAGCACCCGCCTGGGCCAGCGCCGTGTCGTGCCCATCATGGCTGTCCTGACCACCTTCATCTGCATCGTCGACGGTGCGATCACCACCGTCGCCCTCCCCAGCATCGCCCGGCAGTTCGACCTGACCCCGGCCGCCCTCACCGGCGTCGTCGTGGTCTACCCGGTCTGCCTGGGCATGATGATCCCCGCCTCCGCCTGGCTGGTGGAACGCTACGGCGGCCGCCGCCTGATGCTGCTGTCCCTGTCCGCCTTCACCGCCGCCAGCGGCCTGTGCGGCGCCGCCCCGGACCTGACCGCCCTGGTCGGCGCCCGCGCCCTGCAGGGCCTGGCCGCCGGCCTGCTCATGCCGACCTCGCAGGCCCTGCTCTTCCGCACCTTCAGCCAGGCCGAACAGGTCCGGCTGTCCCGGCTGATGGTCATCCCGCAGCAGATCGCCCCCGCGATCGCCCCGCTGCTCGGCGGCCTGCTGGTCACCGGCCTGTCCTGGCGCTGGGTGTTCTACGTCAACGTGCCCTTCGGCGCGGCGGCGGTGCTGTTCGGCGCGCTCTTCCTGGCCGAGCACCGCGACCACGCCGCCGGCCGCCTCGACCTGCCCGGCCTGCTGCTGTGCGGCGCGGGCACCGCCGCCCTGATGTACGGCGTCTGCGCGGGCCCGGACCTCGGCTGGACGGGGCCGCCGGTGCTCGGCGCCCTGACCGCCGGCGCCGTGCTGCTCGCGGTCGCCGTCCGGCACCAACTCCGCACGCCCGAACCGATCCTGCGCCTGCGCCTGTTCCGCGACCGGCTGTTCCGCGACACCAACCTGATCAGCCTGGTCGGCTACGTCCCGATGATGGGCGCGATGTTCCTCGGCCCGATCTTCATCCAGGAGGCCCGCGGCGGCAGCGCGCTGGAGAGCGGCAGCACCACCTTCACCGAGGCGTTCGGCGTCCTGGTGACGATGCAGCTGGTCGGCGCGGTCTACCACCGGGTCGGACCGCGTCTGATCATCGGCACCGGCCTGCTGGGCGTCGCCGCCGTGATGGTGCTGTTCGCCACCGCCGGCCCCGACACCGGCCTGTGGACCTTCCGCTGCTACATGTTCCTGCTCGGCCTGGCCATGGGCGGGGTCTTCATCCCGACCACCATCGCCTCGTTCAGCACCGTCGCCCGCCCGGACGTCGCCCACGCCGCCACCCTCAACACCGTGGTCCGGCAGACCGGCAGCGCCCTCGCCCCCGCCGTCGTCACCTCGGTGCTGGTGTTCGGCGCGACCGGCCAGGAGCGGGTCCACCCGCCGCTGGCCGCCTACCAGCTCAGCTACTACGTCCTGGCCGCCGTCGCCCTCGTCGCCGCGCTCTTCGCCTTCACCGTGCCCGACGGCCCCGCCCGCACCACCGCACCGGCCCCCCGCCCCGCCCGCCGCTCCGCCCGCCGCTCCGACGCCGACCGCCCCCGCCAGCGGATCGGCTGA
- a CDS encoding alpha/beta fold hydrolase, translating into MISRRTFTTAVGLGLGTLPALAPPAAARTAATPATLSVQAAPDTAPGTRTGFTDLRQVRAGVLDIGYAETGPAHGPTVICLHGWPYDIHSFADVAPLLADAGHRVIVPYLRGHGSTAFLSPTTPRNAQQSAVALDVIALMDALGIHRATLAGFDWGSRTATVVAALRPERVRALVPVSGYLVTNVPSQRDPLPPKAERTWWYQYYFATDRGRTAMETRQNRHDLARLVWEEASPTWDFDDATFERTAAAFENPDYAAIVVHNYRWRLGLADGERRYDRYEQLLAARPPVTVPTITLDPALDPFLPATDGAAYRKFFTGPYEHRVLTGTGHNAPQEAPAAFARAVLDAERLAAGQ; encoded by the coding sequence ATGATCAGCAGGCGCACCTTCACCACCGCGGTCGGCCTCGGCCTCGGCACCCTCCCGGCCCTCGCCCCGCCGGCGGCCGCCCGCACCGCCGCCACCCCGGCCACCCTGTCCGTCCAGGCGGCCCCGGACACCGCCCCCGGCACCCGCACCGGGTTCACCGACCTGCGGCAGGTCCGGGCCGGCGTGCTCGACATCGGCTACGCGGAGACCGGCCCGGCGCACGGGCCGACGGTGATCTGCCTGCACGGCTGGCCGTACGACATCCACAGCTTCGCCGACGTGGCACCGCTGCTCGCGGACGCCGGCCACCGGGTGATCGTGCCGTACCTGCGCGGCCACGGCAGCACCGCCTTCCTCTCCCCGACCACGCCCCGCAACGCCCAGCAGTCCGCGGTCGCGCTCGACGTCATCGCCCTGATGGACGCCCTGGGAATCCACCGGGCCACGCTGGCCGGCTTCGACTGGGGCTCACGGACCGCCACCGTCGTCGCGGCGCTCCGGCCGGAACGGGTCAGGGCCCTGGTGCCGGTGAGCGGCTACCTGGTCACCAACGTCCCCTCCCAGCGCGACCCGCTGCCCCCGAAGGCCGAACGCACCTGGTGGTACCAGTACTACTTCGCCACCGACCGCGGCCGGACCGCCATGGAGACCCGGCAGAACCGGCACGACCTGGCCCGGCTGGTCTGGGAGGAGGCGTCCCCCACCTGGGACTTCGACGACGCCACCTTCGAACGCACCGCCGCCGCCTTCGAGAACCCCGACTACGCCGCCATCGTGGTCCACAACTACCGCTGGCGGCTGGGCCTGGCCGACGGCGAACGCCGCTACGACCGCTACGAGCAACTCCTCGCCGCCCGCCCGCCGGTCACCGTGCCGACCATCACCCTCGACCCGGCCCTCGACCCGTTCCTGCCCGCCACCGACGGCGCCGCCTACCGGAAGTTCTTCACCGGCCCCTACGAGCACCGCGTCCTCACCGGCACCGGCCACAACGCCCCGCAGGAGGCCCCGGCCGCCTTCGCCCGGGCCGTGCTGGACGCCGAACGCCTGGCGGCGGGACAGTGA
- a CDS encoding VOC family protein, with protein MVEFKIEVVVVPVSDVDRAKDFWTRIGFRADVDHSGPDGFRVVHLTPPGSAASLIVGSGVTAAAPGSEHGVHLIVDDVVAARAELAAAGVEVGEVFHDAGGVFHHAGTAERLAGPHPARRSYGSFASFADPDGNTFVLQEVTERLPGRTDRAVYRSAAALEAALRDTAAAHGRYEAELGHPDPDWPAWYAAHLARAAGLAD; from the coding sequence ATGGTGGAGTTCAAGATCGAGGTCGTGGTGGTCCCGGTGTCGGACGTGGACCGGGCCAAGGACTTCTGGACCCGGATCGGGTTCCGCGCGGACGTCGACCACAGCGGCCCCGACGGCTTCCGGGTGGTGCACCTGACCCCGCCCGGCTCGGCCGCGTCGCTGATCGTCGGCAGCGGCGTCACCGCCGCGGCGCCGGGCTCCGAGCACGGCGTGCACCTGATCGTGGACGACGTCGTCGCGGCCCGCGCCGAACTCGCCGCCGCCGGGGTCGAGGTCGGCGAGGTCTTCCACGACGCCGGCGGCGTCTTCCACCACGCCGGCACCGCCGAACGGCTCGCCGGCCCGCACCCGGCCCGGCGGTCGTACGGCTCGTTCGCGTCCTTCGCCGACCCCGACGGCAACACCTTCGTCCTCCAGGAGGTCACCGAACGCCTCCCCGGCCGGACCGACCGGGCGGTGTACCGCTCCGCCGCCGCCCTCGAAGCGGCCCTGCGCGACACCGCGGCCGCCCACGGCCGGTACGAGGCCGAACTCGGCCACCCCGACCCGGACTGGCCCGCCTGGTACGCCGCCCACCTGGCCCGCGCGGCCGGCCTCGCCGACTGA
- a CDS encoding DUF5937 family protein, with translation MAELALPAGDLARIRFAVSPMWQVVSSFRLLRAGTADRVHRRWLDQVRPRTAAAGLDRGWLAELIPPAGSYAPDFLTPAPATPAPTLEQELAALTAAPADRVRADLDHLRHHQGPPGPRARALHADPPAALPRLAQEIRAYWESALAPYWPRIRALLDADVFHRTRQLARHGTGRTLNTLHPQISWDGRTLHLARRARTLAGHTPGTGLLLVPTAFKGPGLSTRISPPDPPQLAYRARAVGDLWQPRGRTAAATAAVLGRARALLLAELDTPATTTELAHRTGLSPAHVSQNLTALRDAGFVTAHRTGRSVLYARTAVAEAVLDAGR, from the coding sequence ATGGCCGAACTGGCCCTCCCGGCGGGCGACCTGGCCCGGATCCGGTTCGCCGTCTCGCCGATGTGGCAGGTCGTCAGCAGCTTCCGGCTGCTGCGTGCGGGCACCGCGGACCGGGTCCACCGGCGCTGGCTCGACCAGGTGCGTCCCCGCACGGCCGCCGCCGGACTCGACCGCGGCTGGCTCGCCGAACTGATCCCGCCCGCCGGGTCGTACGCCCCCGACTTCCTCACCCCCGCCCCCGCCACCCCGGCCCCGACCCTGGAGCAGGAACTCGCCGCGCTCACCGCCGCCCCCGCCGACCGGGTCCGCGCCGACCTCGACCACCTCCGCCACCACCAGGGCCCGCCCGGCCCCCGGGCCCGCGCCCTGCACGCCGACCCGCCCGCCGCGCTGCCCCGCCTCGCCCAGGAGATCCGCGCCTACTGGGAATCGGCCCTCGCCCCGTACTGGCCGCGCATCCGCGCCCTGCTGGACGCCGACGTCTTCCACCGCACCCGGCAGCTCGCCCGGCACGGCACCGGCCGCACCCTCAACACCCTGCACCCCCAGATCAGTTGGGACGGCCGCACGCTGCACCTGGCCCGCCGGGCCCGGACCCTGGCCGGCCACACCCCGGGCACCGGGCTGCTGCTGGTCCCCACCGCCTTCAAGGGTCCCGGCCTGTCCACCCGGATCTCCCCGCCGGACCCGCCCCAACTCGCCTACCGGGCCCGCGCCGTCGGCGACCTGTGGCAGCCGCGCGGCCGCACCGCCGCCGCCACCGCCGCCGTCCTGGGCCGCGCCCGCGCCCTGCTGCTGGCCGAACTCGACACCCCCGCCACCACCACCGAACTCGCCCACCGCACCGGCCTGTCCCCGGCCCACGTCTCGCAGAACCTCACCGCCCTGCGCGACGCGGGCTTCGTCACCGCCCACCGCACCGGCCGCAGCGTCCTGTACGCCCGCACCGCCGTCGCGGAAGCGGTGCTCGACGCGGGCCGCTGA
- a CDS encoding MarR family winged helix-turn-helix transcriptional regulator gives MAEEAAPRQRFGSSDVLIDELFDTTHRVRTFVDGRLREHGASVARLRTLRVLALADGPLRMRDLAEHVGNAPRTTTTIVDSLERDGLLARVRHPTDRRAFLLTLTPEGERRHREAEELDRAALAVATGALGGAEREQLRVLLGRIRSAVADGSGGSGSGGGGSSDGGDDTDG, from the coding sequence ATGGCAGAGGAAGCGGCGCCGCGGCAACGGTTCGGCAGCAGCGACGTCCTGATCGACGAACTCTTCGACACCACCCACCGGGTGCGCACCTTCGTGGACGGCCGGCTGCGCGAGCACGGCGCCTCGGTCGCCCGGCTGCGCACCCTGCGTGTCCTCGCCCTCGCGGACGGCCCGCTGCGGATGCGCGACCTCGCCGAGCACGTGGGCAACGCCCCCCGCACCACCACCACGATCGTCGACAGCCTCGAACGCGACGGCCTGCTCGCACGCGTCCGGCACCCCACCGACCGGCGCGCCTTCCTGCTGACCCTCACCCCGGAGGGCGAGCGGCGCCACCGCGAGGCCGAGGAGCTCGACCGGGCCGCGCTCGCCGTCGCGACCGGCGCGCTCGGCGGCGCCGAGCGCGAGCAGCTGCGCGTGCTGCTCGGGCGGATCCGGAGCGCGGTCGCCGACGGCAGCGGCGGCAGCGGCAGCGGCGGCGGCGGCAGCAGCGACGGCGGTGATGACACCGACGGGTGA
- a CDS encoding SRPBCC family protein, with the protein MATIHFTERTSATPEQFVACLTDFGPGRRELFPNSADESLRVHAEGPGRADVTEGSGGVWERLHYDWSDPHRVVMTTVDSNVWGGASGHTYTFTPLPDGTTRLDVVVVREGKNLKGRVTGLLLGGVGKGLLGGALRKTVAAVEARHGLARP; encoded by the coding sequence ATGGCAACCATCCACTTCACCGAGCGGACGTCGGCCACCCCGGAGCAGTTCGTGGCGTGCCTGACCGATTTCGGCCCGGGCCGCCGGGAGTTGTTCCCGAACAGCGCCGACGAGTCGCTGCGGGTCCACGCGGAGGGCCCCGGCCGCGCCGACGTCACCGAGGGTTCGGGCGGCGTCTGGGAGCGGCTGCACTACGACTGGTCCGACCCGCACCGGGTGGTGATGACCACGGTCGACTCCAACGTCTGGGGCGGCGCCTCGGGGCACACCTACACCTTCACGCCGCTGCCCGACGGGACGACCCGGCTGGACGTCGTGGTGGTCCGCGAGGGCAAGAACCTCAAGGGCCGGGTCACCGGCCTGCTGCTGGGCGGCGTCGGCAAGGGCCTGCTGGGGGGCGCGCTGCGGAAGACCGTCGCGGCGGTGGAGGCCCGCCACGGGCTGGCCCGCCCGTGA
- a CDS encoding aldo/keto reductase: MPGGARPARSAGQGLVSGAVPRDRAQALGVLRRAVELGVNHIDTAAFYFSPLHSANELINRALAPYPEDLVIATKVGQPRDPSGAWLPHAGPDRLRGLVEENLRQLGRDHLDLVNLRVVGAGSVAERFGALAELRTAGLVRHLGLSNVLPHHLDEAQAIAPVVCVQNMYGLGVRPEQDAFVGLCRARGVAFVPFYAIAADGRQHGAAGRGEHPAVLEVARAHGVSPAQVRIAWTLHRGPHVLAIPGTGDPAHLAANVAAGALRLSAAELDRLDALHRAGAESTARGTGSTARGTGSTG; this comes from the coding sequence ATGCCCGGCGGCGCGCGCCCGGCAAGATCGGCCGGGCAGGGCCTGGTGTCCGGCGCCGTCCCGCGCGACCGGGCGCAGGCGCTCGGCGTGCTGCGCCGGGCCGTCGAGCTCGGCGTGAACCACATCGACACCGCCGCCTTCTACTTCTCGCCGCTGCACTCGGCCAACGAGCTGATCAACCGTGCGCTGGCGCCCTACCCCGAGGACCTGGTGATCGCCACCAAGGTCGGGCAGCCGCGCGACCCGTCGGGGGCGTGGCTGCCGCACGCCGGGCCGGACCGGTTGCGCGGGCTGGTGGAGGAGAACCTGCGCCAGCTCGGCCGCGACCACCTGGACCTGGTGAACCTCCGGGTCGTGGGCGCGGGCTCGGTCGCCGAGCGGTTCGGCGCGCTGGCCGAGCTGCGGACGGCCGGGCTGGTCCGGCACCTGGGCCTGTCCAACGTCCTGCCGCACCACCTGGACGAGGCGCAGGCCATCGCGCCCGTGGTGTGCGTGCAGAACATGTACGGCCTCGGGGTCCGGCCCGAGCAGGACGCGTTCGTCGGGCTCTGCCGGGCGCGGGGCGTCGCCTTCGTGCCGTTCTACGCGATCGCCGCCGACGGCCGGCAGCACGGGGCGGCCGGGCGCGGGGAGCACCCGGCGGTCCTCGAAGTGGCCCGTGCGCACGGGGTCTCCCCCGCGCAGGTCCGGATCGCCTGGACGCTGCACCGCGGCCCGCACGTGCTGGCCATCCCCGGCACCGGGGACCCCGCCCACCTCGCCGCCAACGTCGCGGCGGGTGCGCTGCGGCTGTCCGCGGCCGAGCTCGACCGGCTCGACGCGCTGCACCGCGCCGGGGCCGAAAGCACGGCCCGGGGGACGGGGAGCACGGCCCGGGGGACGGGGAGCACGGGCTGA
- a CDS encoding RICIN domain-containing protein, which produces MSHRSTTLLRLLVPAALAAGALVPLSAGVASAAQPICLSGNLQFDYQSAEAGTTKPTLTRAARNASVELWGREKSTDTDHKLNTDTQLTGAADGSFNLCYTPVGTTAMDHLFVRFATRSNQVWRVADATGTVYTYDTPTQSNISTSLALGTVKPATAARAWHAFDTVNLLWSHRANSTTPCWTAAEANAATCTTLTVRWQSGSTDGPWYDLSNTVHLADADPDSEHTVLHESGHFFQNRLYNSTFPTVTNCSPHYIQAVSSATCAWTEGFADSAAAYLLGDQRYVWSDGSSYPFTPAAGWQTGDQVQGNVDGALLRLWNQVDGSWDRTVATLASHTPATFADWFKNVRPTAVPPLSTTGTALTALDTNAINYGPTVVGDNAYHALSNGGGVALQRGGTCSGSIPSVAEFAALDTTRASQRWKFTANGDGTVRIYDSCLIPLYLTAPTTAGGQISLTAVNLGAANQKWQVTQNSSGTYTLTNPATGFALDGNATAGQAVTANTASAASAGQNWASVFSIS; this is translated from the coding sequence ATGTCACACCGGTCCACCACCCTGCTCCGCCTGCTGGTGCCGGCGGCGCTCGCCGCGGGCGCGCTCGTCCCGCTCTCCGCGGGCGTCGCCTCCGCCGCCCAGCCGATCTGCCTGAGCGGGAACCTCCAGTTCGACTACCAGTCCGCCGAGGCGGGCACCACCAAGCCGACCCTGACCCGGGCCGCCCGCAACGCCTCGGTCGAACTCTGGGGCCGGGAGAAGTCGACCGACACCGACCACAAGCTCAACACCGACACCCAGCTCACCGGCGCGGCGGACGGCTCGTTCAACCTCTGCTACACCCCGGTCGGCACCACCGCGATGGACCACCTGTTCGTGCGCTTCGCCACCCGCAGCAACCAGGTCTGGCGGGTCGCCGACGCCACCGGCACGGTCTACACCTACGACACGCCCACCCAGAGCAACATATCCACCAGCCTCGCCCTCGGCACCGTCAAACCCGCCACCGCCGCCCGCGCCTGGCACGCCTTCGACACCGTCAACCTGCTCTGGTCGCACCGGGCCAACTCCACCACCCCGTGCTGGACCGCCGCCGAGGCCAACGCCGCGACCTGCACCACCCTCACCGTCCGTTGGCAGTCCGGCTCCACCGACGGCCCCTGGTACGACCTGTCCAACACCGTGCACCTGGCCGACGCCGACCCGGACTCCGAGCACACCGTGCTCCACGAATCGGGCCACTTCTTCCAGAACCGGCTGTACAACAGCACCTTCCCGACCGTCACCAACTGCAGCCCGCACTACATCCAGGCGGTCTCCTCCGCCACCTGCGCCTGGACCGAGGGCTTCGCCGACTCCGCGGCCGCCTACCTGCTCGGCGACCAGCGCTACGTGTGGTCGGACGGCTCCTCCTACCCGTTCACCCCCGCCGCGGGCTGGCAGACCGGTGACCAGGTGCAGGGCAACGTGGACGGCGCGCTGCTCCGGCTCTGGAACCAGGTCGACGGCAGCTGGGACCGCACCGTCGCCACTCTCGCCTCCCACACGCCCGCCACCTTCGCCGACTGGTTCAAGAACGTCCGCCCGACCGCCGTCCCGCCGCTGTCCACCACCGGCACCGCACTGACCGCCCTGGACACCAACGCCATCAACTACGGCCCCACCGTGGTCGGCGACAACGCCTACCACGCCCTCAGCAACGGCGGCGGCGTCGCCCTCCAGCGCGGCGGCACCTGCAGCGGCAGCATCCCCTCGGTGGCCGAGTTCGCCGCCCTGGACACCACCCGGGCCTCGCAGCGCTGGAAGTTCACCGCCAACGGCGACGGCACCGTCCGGATCTACGACAGCTGCCTGATCCCGCTCTACCTCACCGCCCCCACCACCGCGGGCGGCCAGATCTCCCTCACCGCCGTCAACCTCGGCGCCGCCAACCAGAAGTGGCAGGTGACCCAGAACTCCTCCGGCACCTACACCCTCACCAACCCGGCCACCGGCTTCGCCCTGGACGGCAACGCGACCGCGGGCCAGGCCGTCACCGCCAACACCGCCTCGGCCGCCTCGGCCGGCCAGAACTGGGCGTCGGTCTTCTCCATCTCCTGA